In Vicugna pacos chromosome 10, VicPac4, whole genome shotgun sequence, the following proteins share a genomic window:
- the FBXO3 gene encoding F-box only protein 3 has translation MAAVETESAPLTLESLPTDPLLLILSFLDYRDLINCCYVSRRLSQLSSHDPLWRRHCKKYWLISEEEKTQKNQCWKSLFIDTYSDVGRYIDHYAAIKKAWDDLKKYLEPRCPRMVLSLKEGAREEDLDAVEAQIGCKLPDDYRCSYRIHNGQKLVVPGLLGSMALSNHYRSEDLLDVDTAAGGFQQRQGLKYCLPLTFCIHTGLSQYIAVEAAEGRNKNEVFYQCPDQMARNPAAIDMFIIGATFTDWFTSYVNNVVSGGFPIIRDQIFRYVHDPECVATTGDITVSVSTSFLPELSSVHPPHYFFTYRIRIEMSKDALPEKACQLDSRYWRITNAKGDVEEVQGPGVVGEFPIISPGRVYEYTSCTTFSTTSGYMEGYYTFHFLYFKDKIFNVAIPRFHMACPTFRVSIARLEMGPDEYEEMEEEEEEEEEEDDDDSADMDESDEDEEEERRRRVFDVPIRRRRCSRLF, from the exons TTGTTGCTATGTCAGTCGAAGACTTAGTCAGCTATCAAGTCATGATCCGCTGTGGAGAAGACATTGCAAAAAATACTGGCTGATATCTGA ggaagagaaaacacagaagaacCAGTGTTGGAAATCCCTCTTCATAGATACTTACTCTGATGTAGGAAGATATATTGACCATTATGCTGCTATTAAAAAGGCCTGGGATGATCTCAAGAAGTACTTGGAACCCAGATGTCCTCGGATGGTTTTATCTCTGAAAG AGGGTGCTCGAGAGGAGGACCTGGATGCTGTGGAAGCTCAGATTGGCTGCAAGCTTCCTGATGATTATCGATGTTCATATCGTATCCATAACGGGCAGAAGTTAGTGGTTCCTGG GTTGCTGGGAAGCATGGCACTGTCTAATCACTATCGTTCTGAGGATTTGTTGGATGTCGATACGGCTGCTGGAGGCTTCCAGCAGAGACAGGGACTGAAATACTGTCTCCCTTTAACATTTTGCATACATACTGGTTTGAGTCAGTACATAGCAGTGGAAGCTGCGGAGGGCCGAAACAAAAATGAAGTCTTCTACCAATGTCCA GACCAAATGGCTCGGAATCCAGCTGCTATTGACATGTTTATCATAG GTGCTACTTTTACTGACTGGTTTACTTCTTATGTCAACAATGTTGTATCAGGTGGCTTCCCTATCATCAGAGACCAGATTTTCAG ATACGTTCATGATCCAGAGTGTGTAGCAACAACGGGGGATATTACAGTTTCAGTGTCCACGTCGTTTCTGCCAGAACTTAGCTCTGTACATCCACCCCACTATTTCTTCACATACCGAATCAG GATTGAAATGTCAAAAGATGCACTTCCTGAGAAGGCTTGTCAGTTAGACAGTCGCTATTGGAGAATAACAAATGCTAAAGGTGATGTGGAAGAAGTTCAAGGACCTGGAGTCGTTG GTGAATTTCCAATCATCAGCCCTGGCCGTGTATATGAATACACAAGTTGTACCACATTCTCTACAACATCAGGATATATGGAAGGATATTATACCTTCCACTTTCTTTACTTTAAAGACAAGATCTTTAATGTCGCCATTCCCCGATTCCATATGGCTTGTCCGACATTCAGGGTGTCTATAGCTCGATTG GAAATGGGTCCCGATGAATATGAAGagatggaagaggaagaagaagaggaggaggaggaagacgatGACGATTCGGCAGATATGGACGAATCAgatgaagatgaggaggaggagagacgGAGGAGAGTCTTTGATGTTCCCATTCGGAGACGCCGCTGCTCTCGCCTTTTTTAG